The DNA region TGCCGGAAATCCCCGGGCGACTCCTTTCGCGCCCCGCGGGCGACGAAATGGTTCGCGCGGGAATGGAGGCGCGGGGCATCAAGGTGAAGATGGTCAAGGTGCCGATCCCCATCGCCTTCGGTCCCGCCTTCGAAGGGGAGCGGATCCGGAAGGCCGACACGCACGTCGAGTTCGGCGGCGGACGCTCCGTGGCCTACGAACTCGTCCGCAGCGTCCCCCCGGACGAGGTGCACGATCGGGAGATCGTCGTGGACGGCCCCGATCTCCGTGGCTTGCCCATAGGGACCGTCCTCCCGCTGGGGATCGTCGTCCGGGTCGCCGGCGCGCGGATGCAGCGCGACTTCGAATCGGTCCTCGAGCGCCGCATTCACCGTATCGTCAATTACGGCGAGGGAACGATGCACGTCGCCCAGCGGGACACCACCTGGATCCGCGTCTCGACGGAGGCGGTCGATAAGGGATTCTCTCTCGCGGATCTCGGCCTCATGCTCTATTCCAAACTGCACGCGGACTTCGAGAACATCGTGGACAAGGTGTCGGTAACGATCACGACCCGAGCGGAAGACGTGCAGGAGGGGCTGGCAGGGGCGCGGGTCTCTTACGCCGAGCGGGACGCGCGGGCGCGCACGTTGACCGACGACGCCGTCTCCGAGTTCTACTCCTGCACCCTTTGCCAGTCGTTCGCCCCCAATCACGTCTGCATCGTCTCCCCCGAGCGCCTCGGGCTGTGCGGAGCGATCAACTGGCTCGACGGGAAGGCGGGGTTCGAGATCACCCCGACCGGCCCCAACCAGCCGGTGCTGAAGGGAGCGATCCGGGACGCGGTGAAGGGATCCTTCGATGGTGTGAACGCGTTCGTCCGGGAGAATTCCCGAAACACCGTGACCGAGATGAACCTCTATTCCATCATGGAGTCTCCGATGACCTCGTGCGGATGCTTCGAATGCGTCCTGGCCATCATCCCCGAGGCGAACGGCGTGATGGCGGTCAACCGCGAATTCACCGGACAGGAAACGCCGTGCGGGATGGGGTTTTCCACCCTGGCCGGATCCGTCGGAGGCGGCGTGCAGACCCCGGGTTTCATGGGCGTGGGGAAACATTACCTGCTGAGCCGGAAATTCCTCGGGGCCGAGGGGGGCCTTGCGCGCGTCGTCTGGATGACCCGGGAGATGAAGGAATACCTCGGTCCGCTGCTGCGGGAAAGGGCCGTGGAGATCGGGATGCCCGACCTCGTCGATCAGATCGCGGACGAAACGGTCGCGGTGACGCCAGACGCGCTCGTCGAACACCTGGTGAAGGTGGGACACCCCGCCCTCAAGCTCCCCCCACTGTTGTGAGCGTGGCGCTTCCCATCCCGGTCTTTCCCGGAAGGATCCTCGCGGTGACGCTGCCCGCCGGGCCGGGGGGAACTCCTGTCACCGTGGGAGGGCAGAACGCCCTGCCGCTCCTGCCGGAGGGGGAGCACCCCAACGCACCCGCGGTGGGGATGGAGGTTCGCACGGGGCCGATGGAACTTCCCCCCGCCCTCGCCGGGACGATCGGGGGCTTCGCCGGGGATCCCCCCGCGTTGGCGCGCAAGTGCGCGGGCGACTGGGGAGCGCGCTTCCTTTTCCTCTCCCTTTCCGGTTGCCATCCGGACGCGGGGGGGCAGAGCGTGTCCGAAGGGGCGGCCATCGTCCGGGAGGTGCTCTCCGCCACGCCCGCGCCGGTGATCGTGGGGGGATGCGGCGACGAGGAGACGGATGCCCGGCTCTTTCCCGCCGTCGCGGAGGCGGCCGGCCGGCCGGTCTTTCTCTCGTACGCGGAGGAGAAGAATTACCGGCTCGTCGCGGGCGCGGCGCTGGCGTACGGCCACGGCGTGGTCTCCTGGTCCCCCATCGACATCAACATGGCCAAGCAGATGAACCTCCTCCTCGCGGACCTCGGGTTCCCCTCCGATCGCGTCCTCATCGACCCGCTGACGGGAGGTCTTGGCT from Candidatus Deferrimicrobium sp. includes:
- the cdhC gene encoding CO dehydrogenase/CO-methylating acetyl-CoA synthase complex subunit beta, producing the protein MLSYLGNRVKAFVCALGPLDDVALAIAAGAMKAGLTVLSDQPVPEIPGRLLSRPAGDEMVRAGMEARGIKVKMVKVPIPIAFGPAFEGERIRKADTHVEFGGGRSVAYELVRSVPPDEVHDREIVVDGPDLRGLPIGTVLPLGIVVRVAGARMQRDFESVLERRIHRIVNYGEGTMHVAQRDTTWIRVSTEAVDKGFSLADLGLMLYSKLHADFENIVDKVSVTITTRAEDVQEGLAGARVSYAERDARARTLTDDAVSEFYSCTLCQSFAPNHVCIVSPERLGLCGAINWLDGKAGFEITPTGPNQPVLKGAIRDAVKGSFDGVNAFVRENSRNTVTEMNLYSIMESPMTSCGCFECVLAIIPEANGVMAVNREFTGQETPCGMGFSTLAGSVGGGVQTPGFMGVGKHYLLSRKFLGAEGGLARVVWMTREMKEYLGPLLRERAVEIGMPDLVDQIADETVAVTPDALVEHLVKVGHPALKLPPLL
- a CDS encoding acetyl-CoA decarbonylase/synthase complex subunit delta gives rise to the protein MALPIPVFPGRILAVTLPAGPGGTPVTVGGQNALPLLPEGEHPNAPAVGMEVRTGPMELPPALAGTIGGFAGDPPALARKCAGDWGARFLFLSLSGCHPDAGGQSVSEGAAIVREVLSATPAPVIVGGCGDEETDARLFPAVAEAAGRPVFLSYAEEKNYRLVAGAALAYGHGVVSWSPIDINMAKQMNLLLADLGFPSDRVLIDPLTGGLGYGMEYTFSIIERIRLAGLSGDAALAHPVLCHLGDAWKAREATDASEGSWGDVEARGRRWEETAGLACLAAGADLLVCRHPSSVARLSGAAWR